The genomic stretch CAGCGACGACGGGCTCTGGAAGTCCAACCGCCACGGCGAGGCGGGCAGCTGGTCGCGCTACCCGGCCATCCGCGACGCCGTCACCGGGCGCGAGATGATCACCGAGACGGTCTACGCCGTCAAGCTGGTGGGCGGCCGCCTGCTGGTGGGCTCCACGCGCGGGCTGTTCACCAGCACGGACCGGGGCAACAGCTGGCACTCGGTGCACCACGAGCCCGCCGGCGCGCTCTTCTTCCCCAATCCCTTCTCGCCCCGCGTGCATGGCCTGGCCACCGTCTCCGTGGCGGCGCCCCGCGCCGGAGGCGTGACCATCCGCATCTTCGACTTCGCGATGGATCTGGTGAAGACCGTGGCCGACGGCGTGGCCGTGCCGGCGGGCCAGAGCCGCGAATTCTACTGGGACGGCACCACCCGCTCGGGCGAGCCCGCCGCCAACGGCGTCTACTTCTATTCGGTGGAAGGCCCGGGCATCCATAGCTGGGGCAAACTGATGGTGATCAAATGAGCGCGGGCACCCTCCTCTTGACGGCCTGCGGCGCCGGCCTGCTGGTCCTGGGCGCGGCCCGGGCGGACGAGAACAGCAACGGCGGCACCGCCGGCGCCCTGCGCCGGGTGGGCCAGGGCGCGGCCCTGATGGCCATGGGCAACGCGGGCGCGGCCTTTCCCATGGGCCCCGAATCCCGGCTGGTGAACCCGGCCCTGATCGGCTGGGGCCATGTCCGCAAGGCCGGCCTGGACTGGTACAAGCTCTCGCTGGACCGCAGCCTGCTGGGCGTGCACGTCTCCTGGCCCCTGCGGCCCATGGGCGCCTTTGGGCTCAGCTACCAGCGGGCGGGCGTCTCGGACATCCCCGAGACCACCACCTGGGGCGAGCCCACGGGCAACCAGATGGAAGCCTCGGACAACCTGTTCTCCTTCGGCGTGGCCCTGAACCCGGCGCGCTTTTTCGCGCTGGGCCTGAACATGAGCGTGCTCAGCAGCGGCTTCAGCGGGCTGGACGGTTCCACTGAAATGAAAGAGACCACCGCCGCCGTGGATCTGGGCCTCTCCGTCCGCCCCACCGACAAGGTCTGGGTGGGCCTGAGCCTGCAGAACCTGGGCGGTTCGCTGGCCTGGGATTCCAGCCCGCTCTGGGGCGCGGGCGGCTCCGGCGGGGACGAGGACGAGCTGCCCGTCACCTTCACGCTGGGTCTGGCCGGGGAGTTCGTCCAGGAGCGCCTGCTGGTCGTGGCCGACTACGAGGCCACGGACGTGGACGCCTGGGACCTGCGCGGCGGGCTGGAGTGGCGCTCGCCGACAACTGAGCTGGGGCGCTGGGCGCTGCGGGCGGGCTGGGATGACGGCTCGCCGGCCCTGGGCCTGGGTTTCGCCTGGCCCTTCCAGACCTTCGAGGCCGGGCTGGACTACGCCGTCACCTTCCATGAGAACGATCCCGACGAGATCCACACCATCAGCTGGCGCGTGGCTTTCTAAGCGGGCTTGAAGGAGCACGATGAACACCACCCTCGCGCTGTCGGCCCTATTGCTGCTGGTCGGGACTTCCCGGGCGGCCACGGGCCTGGCCTTCCTCAAGATTGCCGCCGACGCGGGCTCCGCCGGACTGGGCGAGTCCACCGCCGGGGCCTGGGAAGACGCCCTCAGCCCGCTGCGCAACCCGGCCACGGCGCCCGCCGACGAGCGCTGGCACCTGGCCTTCACGCGCGCGGACTGGATCTTCGAGAGCGACTACTCGGCCCTGGCCGTGCAGCTGCCGCTGGGGCGCTGGTCGCTGGGCGCGGACCTGCGCGTGCTCACCATCGAGGACATCGAGCAGCGCGACTCCCCCGACCCGGAGCCGGAGGGCTACTACCGGGTGGACGACCTGGCCTATGGCCTGCGGCTCTCGGCGCCGCTGGGCAAGTCCCTGCGGGCCGGCGCAGCCCTGCGCCGCGTCCAGGAGAAAATCAACCAGGAGGACTCGCGCGGCTGGGTGGGGGACCTCGGGCTGCGCTGGGAGCGCCCGGGCGCGGATCCCTCGCGCCTGCTGGGCGTGTCGCTTGCCGTGCGCAACCTGGGCTCCAGCTCCGAGTTCGTCGACGAATCGCCGGATCCGCCCCGGACCTTCAGTCTGGGAGTGGAGCGGCGCGGCCCCCTGCCGCTGGTGGGCTGGACCACCAGCCTGCAGGCCGAGGCGCGTCAGTTGCAGGATGAGGACACCCATCTCCATCTTGGGGTCCAGACCTTCCCGGTGGGCGGGCTGGCGCTCCGCGGCGGCTGGATGACCGGCTACGACGAGCGCGGCGGCACGCTGGGAGTGGGCTTCGTCTGGCGCCAGATGAAGCTGGACTACGCCTGGCTGCCCTTCCGCAACGCGCTGAACGACAGCCACCGCTTCACGTTCTCCTTTGCCATGTGACACCGCCCGGGCGGTGGAATAGATCAGCGACAGTGTTTGAAGGAGCATTCGCAATGGCCAAATATCGGATCGCCTGGCTGCCGGGTGACGGCGTGGGCAACGACGTGATGGACGCCACCCGCCCCGTGCTGGAGGCCCTGGGCTTCGACGCGGAGTACATCCACGGCGACATCGGCTGGGAATATTGGTGCCGCGAGGGCAACCCGCTGCCCGACCGCACGCTGGAGGTGCTGCGCAACACGGACGCCGCGCTGTTCGGCGCCATCACGTCCAAGCCCAAGGAAGAGGCGGTGGAGGAGCTGGCTCCCGAGCTGCGCGGCAAGGGCCTGGACTACTTCAGCCCCATCGTGCGCCTGCGGCAGGAGTTCAACCTTCACACCAACCTGCGGCCCTGCAAGGCCTACCCGGGCAATCCGCTCAACTTCAAGGAAGGCATCGACCTGGTGATCTTCCGCGAGAACTCGGAGGGCAGCTACAGCGGCGTCGAGTTCCACCCGCTGCCCCAGCAGGTCTACGATGCGCTCTGCCTCAATCCGAAGATGAAGAAGTTCGGCGCCGCCGGGCTGGAGAACATCGCCCTTTCCACGCGCATCGTGACGCGCCAGGGCTGCCAGCGCATCGTGCGCGGCGCCTTCGAGTTCGCGCGCAAGTTCGGCCGCAAGAGCGTGACCATCGTGGAGAAGCCCAATGTCCTGCGTGAGACGGGCGGCCTGATGGTGCGCGAGGCCCGCAAGATCGCCGCCGAGTACCCGGAAATCCCCATGTGGGAGACCAACATCGACGCGCAGTGCATGTGGCTGCTCAAGAACCCCTTCGACTATGACGTGATGGTGGCCGAGAACATGTTCGGCGACATCATCAGCGACCTGGCGGCCCAGCTGGTGGGCGGCCTGGGCTTCGCCGCCAGCGGCAACATCGGGGACAACTACGCGGTCTTCGAGCCCACCCACGGCAGCGCGCCCAAGTACTTCGGCAAGAACAAGGTCAATCCCATGGCCATGTTCCTCACGGCCAAGATGATGCTGGACTGGCTGGGCGAGACGAAGAAGGCCGAGCAGCTGGAAGCCGCCATCGCCGCCGTGTTGCAGGACGGCCAGGCCCGCACCTACGACATGGGCGGCACCACGGGCACGCGCGAGATGGGGCTGGCGGTCATCGCCAAACTGTAATCGACCACTGGACCGGACCGGTGGCCGCGGGAGATCCGTGACACCTGCCGACAACAGACGACCGCGCCGCGGAGCGGGCCCCCACCGGCCCGCTTCGCGGCCTTTTTTGTTCCTGGGCTTGCTCGTGGCCTGCGGCTGCGCGCTCTTCGAGCCCCGGGACAGCCGGCGCCCCGACGAGGGCGAGGAGCTGGACTGGCGGCCGCCCATCAGTCCGGACGCCGTGCTGGAAAACCTGGGCACGGTGGTCCAGGCGCTGGAGCCCGGGCTCTACGAGGAGCTGCTGGCGGACAGCGGCTGGGCGCGCTCTTTCCGCTTCGTGGGCGACGCGGCCGCCTCCGGCGGCGAAACTCACTGGGGCCTGGAGGAGGAGCTGGGCGCCTGGCAGCGGCTGACGGACCAGTACCGCGCGGCCGAAGTGCGGCCGCTGCTCAGTCTCCTGCGGACGGACTCGCTGCTGGCCGGGGACTCGGCCAGCTACTCGGTGGACTACCGGCTGGATTTCCCCGCCAGCGCCGACCAGCTGGCCGGGAGCTACGCCGGCACCCTGCGCCTCACCCTCTCGCGCAGCCTGCGCACGGGGGACTGGGCCATCCACCTCTGGGAGGACTGGGGCGCCGACAGCCTGGCCTCCTGGACGCAGCTGAAACAGGCCTTCCTATGGCCTTGAGCTTGAACCACAGAGGCACGGAGACACAGTGGAGGCCCCTGAAGGAGAAGATGGCTCCGCCTGGATTGCCGGCCAATGATCCAAGGCGACAGGATCCAAAGTTCAAACGCTCCCTCTCTGTGCCTCTGTGCCTCTGTGGTGTTCTCCTGATGCTCCAGGGATCGTGCGAGAATCCCTTCGCCCCACCCCTGGGCGACCCCACCAGCCTCTGGACGGACCAGAGCACCGTGGGGGGGCTGCTGGAGAACTTCCGCAGCGCCTACATCCACCGCGACAGCCTGCGCTACGCCGAATGTCTGGCCTGCCCGGACTACCAGTTCAACTACTTCAACACCGAGCTGGGCGAGTACGAGATGATGCCGCGGGAGACGGATCTGGTCTCCACGGGCCGGCTCTTTCGGCATTACAACGAAGTAGACCTGCGCTGGGTGGGCCTGGGCGATGAACTGGCCGCGCTGGAGACAGCGGACTCGCTGATCCACTTCACCCTGCTCTTCGAGCTGCGCCTGGACCAGGAGCTGATCACGGGACACGCCAATTTCAGCGTGGTGAAGGCCGCACAGGTTGTTGAGTTCTGCCAAAGTCCGATCTTTGCCGACGAGCCGGTCTTCCGCATCATCCAGTGGGACGACGATTTGTGACACGCCCCCACGGCCTGCCAGCACTGCTTCTCCTTCTCCTCCTGGGCTGGGTGGGTGGCGCGAGCCATGCCGCCGGACGCATCCTGCTCATCCTGGACGACATGGGCCACGGCTACGGCCGCGCCCGGCTGGAGTCCTGCTTCGCGCTGCCGCCGACGGTCGCCTTCTCCATCATCCCGGGCACGGCGCAGGCCGCCCGGACCGCCGCGCGCTGCACGGAGCAGGGCCGCGACTACCTGGCCCACCTGCCCTGGCAGCCGCTGCAGCCCGAGGGCCCGCCCGAACGCCTGCTGGCCCGGGTGGACACGTCGCCGGAGCGGCTGGCCCGGATCCTGGAGCAGACCCGGCGCGAACTGCCCGCGCTGGTGGGGGCCAACAACCACCAGGGTTCGCGGGCCTGCCTGGACTCCGCGTTCCTGGAACGCTTCGCCCTGGCCTGGCAGCCGCTGGGCCTGCCCTTCGTGGACAGCCGCACGGTGGCGGGTTCCCGGGTGCCGGCCGAGCTGGGCGCCGCGGGCATCGCGGTCTTCGAAAACCAGCTCTTCCTGGATCACGTGGACGAGCGCGGCGCCATCGCCGAGAAACTGGCGGAGCTGGAGCAGCTGGCCCGGCGGCGGGAGTTGACCATCGCCATCGCGCACCCGCGCCCCAACACCCTGGCGCTGCTGGGGCCCTGGGCCGCCCGCTTGCCCGCGGGACTGGAGCTGGTCTCCGCCACCGCGGCCCTGTTGTCCCCGCCGGCCCGGGACTGGCTGGCCCAGGGACGGACCCCGTGGCCGGGCGTACCCTGGTCGGCGCCGGCTGTCCCGGCCGGCCACAGCGAGCAGGAGGATTGAGATGCGTCTTGGAGTGAACATCGACCACATCGCCACGCTGCGCCAGGCCCGGCGCGGCCTGGAGCCGGATCCCGTCCACGCCGTGGGCATCGTGGAGCGCGCGGGGGCCGACGGGCTGGTCTGCCACCTGCGGGAGGACCGCCGCCACATCCAGGACCGCGACCTGCGGCTGATCCGCGAGCTGGTCACCACCCACCTGAACCTGGAGATGGCCGCCACCGAGGAGATGGTGCGCATCGCCCTGGACGCCGCGCCGGACATGGTGACCCTGGTGCCCGAGCGCCGCGAGGAGGTGACCACCGAGGGCGGGCTGAACCTCAAGTCCGGCGGCGAGGAGCTGGCGCGCCAGATCCGCGTGCTGCGCAACCACGGGCTGGTGGTCAGCGTGTTCATCGATCCGGACCTGGACCAGGTGCGCGAGGCCAAGCGCCTGGGCGCCCAGTTCGTGGAGCTGCACACGGGCGACTACAGCCAGCAGCGCGGCGAAGAGGAATTGGAGCAAGCCGCCGAGCGCATCCGCGAGGCCGCCATCGCCGCGCGCCGTTTCGGCCTGCGGGTGAGCGCCGGCCATGGCCTCAACTACCACAACGTGGCGCGCATCGCCGCCATGCCCGAGATCGAGGAACTCAACATCGGCCACAGCATCCTGGCGCGCGCGGTCTTCACCGGCGTCGAGCGCGCCGTGCAGGACATGCTGCGGGCCATCGGGCGGTAGAAAGGCCAGTGGACGCGGTGGGAACGTCTGTCATCCCACAGGATCTGTCATCCCAGCGAAAGCTGGGATCCCATGGCAAACCAGAGTCTCGACGCGCAGCATTGAACAGGACAATTTGGGCGGAGGAATGACAATGGGATTCGATGAGAAAATCCATGGCTTGATTCAGCGCCTGCCTTCACTGATCGATCACCTTCCCACTGAAGAGGCCACCAAGAACGCCCTAGTTATGCCCTTCATTGCGGCGCTTGGCTATGACGTCTTCAATCCACACGAGGTCGTGCCCGAGTTCACGGCGGATGTGGGTCTGAAGAAAGGCGAGAAGGTCGACTACGCGATCAAGCGCGATGGGGAGATCATCATTCTCTTTGAGTGCAAGAAGGTCAAGACCGACCTGAGCCACGCCGAGATGAGTCAGCTGTTCAGGTACTTCGTTGTGACCAAGGCGCGCATCGCAATCCTCACAAACGGCGTCAACTATTGGTTCTACTCAGACCTGGAAGAGCCGAACAAGATGGATCAGCGGCCGTTCCTGGAGTTGGATCTCAGCGATCCAAAACCTGCTGATCTGACGGAAGTGAAGCGCCTTGCGCGAGATGAGTTCAATTTGGACCGCATGTTGAGTGCGGCGAATGATCTCAAGTATCTGTCAATCTGCAAGAAAATCCTGGCCGCTCAGATTGAACAGCCCGACGAAGAGCTCGTCAGGTTCTTCTATGCAAGGGCAACCACCGGTGGTCGATTCACCGCTTCCATCA from Candidatus Delongbacteria bacterium encodes the following:
- a CDS encoding divergent polysaccharide deacetylase family protein, yielding MTRPHGLPALLLLLLLGWVGGASHAAGRILLILDDMGHGYGRARLESCFALPPTVAFSIIPGTAQAARTAARCTEQGRDYLAHLPWQPLQPEGPPERLLARVDTSPERLARILEQTRRELPALVGANNHQGSRACLDSAFLERFALAWQPLGLPFVDSRTVAGSRVPAELGAAGIAVFENQLFLDHVDERGAIAEKLAELEQLARRRELTIAIAHPRPNTLALLGPWAARLPAGLELVSATAALLSPPARDWLAQGRTPWPGVPWSAPAVPAGHSEQED
- a CDS encoding isocitrate/isopropylmalate dehydrogenase family protein, whose protein sequence is MAKYRIAWLPGDGVGNDVMDATRPVLEALGFDAEYIHGDIGWEYWCREGNPLPDRTLEVLRNTDAALFGAITSKPKEEAVEELAPELRGKGLDYFSPIVRLRQEFNLHTNLRPCKAYPGNPLNFKEGIDLVIFRENSEGSYSGVEFHPLPQQVYDALCLNPKMKKFGAAGLENIALSTRIVTRQGCQRIVRGAFEFARKFGRKSVTIVEKPNVLRETGGLMVREARKIAAEYPEIPMWETNIDAQCMWLLKNPFDYDVMVAENMFGDIISDLAAQLVGGLGFAASGNIGDNYAVFEPTHGSAPKYFGKNKVNPMAMFLTAKMMLDWLGETKKAEQLEAAIAAVLQDGQARTYDMGGTTGTREMGLAVIAKL
- a CDS encoding pyridoxine 5'-phosphate synthase, yielding MRLGVNIDHIATLRQARRGLEPDPVHAVGIVERAGADGLVCHLREDRRHIQDRDLRLIRELVTTHLNLEMAATEEMVRIALDAAPDMVTLVPERREEVTTEGGLNLKSGGEELARQIRVLRNHGLVVSVFIDPDLDQVREAKRLGAQFVELHTGDYSQQRGEEELEQAAERIREAAIAARRFGLRVSAGHGLNYHNVARIAAMPEIEELNIGHSILARAVFTGVERAVQDMLRAIGR
- a CDS encoding type I restriction endonuclease; amino-acid sequence: MGFDEKIHGLIQRLPSLIDHLPTEEATKNALVMPFIAALGYDVFNPHEVVPEFTADVGLKKGEKVDYAIKRDGEIIILFECKKVKTDLSHAEMSQLFRYFVVTKARIAILTNGVNYWFYSDLEEPNKMDQRPFLELDLSDPKPADLTEVKRLARDEFNLDRMLSAANDLKYLSICKKILAAQIEQPDEELVRFFYARATTGGRFTASIKEQFTALVTRSFQQFISEKISDRLRSALQNESNVSLPMTEMAGPEIVELIPEEKCVTTEAEAEGYRIVRAIVCRNVAPERVVMRDSQTYCGILLDDNNRKPICRLRFNAKQKYLGVFGADKQETKIPILELTEIYKHADELLATVASYDQQKS
- a CDS encoding PorV/PorQ family protein; translated protein: MNTTLALSALLLLVGTSRAATGLAFLKIAADAGSAGLGESTAGAWEDALSPLRNPATAPADERWHLAFTRADWIFESDYSALAVQLPLGRWSLGADLRVLTIEDIEQRDSPDPEPEGYYRVDDLAYGLRLSAPLGKSLRAGAALRRVQEKINQEDSRGWVGDLGLRWERPGADPSRLLGVSLAVRNLGSSSEFVDESPDPPRTFSLGVERRGPLPLVGWTTSLQAEARQLQDEDTHLHLGVQTFPVGGLALRGGWMTGYDERGGTLGVGFVWRQMKLDYAWLPFRNALNDSHRFTFSFAM